In Azospirillum ramasamyi, a single window of DNA contains:
- the gmd gene encoding GDP-mannose 4,6-dehydratase codes for MRKVALITGATGQDGAYLAELLLGKGYIVHGVKRRSSSFNTGRVEHLYRDPHEEDVRFFMHYGDLTDSTNLIRLVQQIQPTEIYNLAAQSHVHVSFETPEYTANADGIGTLRLLEAIRILGMEKTARFYQASTSELYGKVQETPQRETTPFYPRSPYAAAKLYAYWITVNYREAYGMHASNGILFNHEGPTRGETFVTRKITRAVAAIEHGRQDCLYLGNLDAKRDWGHARDYVEGMWRILQQDEADDYVLATGETHSVREFVELAFGHVGRGIEWRGEGVDEEGVCQKTGKVVVRIDPRYFRPTEVDLLLGDPSKARAKLGWTHTTAFRDLVREMVEADMRLAANGDDHH; via the coding sequence TTGCGCAAAGTTGCCCTCATCACCGGCGCCACCGGCCAGGATGGCGCGTATCTCGCCGAGCTTCTGCTGGGGAAGGGCTATATCGTCCATGGCGTCAAGCGCCGGTCCTCGTCCTTCAACACGGGGCGCGTGGAGCATCTCTACCGCGACCCGCATGAGGAGGACGTGCGCTTCTTCATGCATTACGGCGACCTGACCGACAGCACCAACCTGATCCGTCTGGTCCAGCAGATCCAGCCGACCGAGATCTACAATCTGGCCGCCCAGAGCCACGTGCATGTGAGCTTCGAGACGCCGGAATACACCGCCAACGCCGACGGCATCGGCACCCTGCGCCTGCTGGAGGCGATCCGGATCCTGGGCATGGAGAAGACCGCGCGCTTCTATCAGGCCTCCACCTCGGAACTGTACGGCAAGGTGCAGGAGACGCCGCAGCGCGAGACCACGCCCTTCTACCCGCGCAGCCCCTATGCCGCCGCCAAGCTGTACGCCTACTGGATCACGGTGAACTACCGCGAGGCCTACGGCATGCATGCCAGCAACGGCATCCTGTTCAACCACGAGGGTCCGACCCGCGGCGAGACCTTCGTCACCCGCAAGATCACCCGCGCGGTCGCCGCCATCGAGCATGGCCGGCAGGACTGCCTGTATCTCGGCAACCTGGACGCCAAGCGCGACTGGGGCCATGCGCGCGACTATGTCGAGGGCATGTGGCGCATCCTGCAGCAGGATGAGGCCGACGATTACGTGCTGGCCACCGGCGAGACCCACAGCGTGCGCGAGTTCGTCGAGCTGGCCTTCGGCCATGTCGGCCGCGGCATCGAGTGGCGCGGCGAGGGCGTCGACGAGGAAGGCGTCTGCCAGAAGACCGGCAAGGTGGTGGTCCGCATCGACCCGCGCTATTTCCGCCCGACCGAGGTCGACCTGCTGCTGGGCGATCCCAGCAAGGCACGCGCCAAGCTGGGCTGGACCCACACCACCGCCTTCCGTGATCTGGTGCGGGAAATGGTCGAGGCCGACATGCGTCTGGCGGCCAATGGGGACGACCATCACTGA
- a CDS encoding GDP-mannose 4,6-dehydratase yields MTIGPTAGSEPKTALIFGVSGQDGAYLAQLLLGKGYAVHGTSRDREMSSFSNLRRLGIFGRVALHSAVLTDFRSVVEVVARVRPAEIYNLASQASVGLSFEQPVETLNSTITSTINILEAIRFLKLDARFYNASSSECFGNTGDPADESTPFHPRSPYGVGKAAAYWAVANYREAYGLFACSGILFNHESPLRPVRYVTQKIVRGAADIAERKTDSLELGTLSIARDWGWAPEYVDAMARMLAHDQPEDFVIATGEAHRLEDFVERAFSYFGLDWRRHVHGNAALLRPSDIAFSVGNPAKAEQLLGWRAERRMADVVAGLAEAEMARRAQRTDGHAQ; encoded by the coding sequence ATGACCATCGGACCAACGGCCGGGAGCGAGCCGAAGACCGCGCTGATCTTCGGCGTCTCGGGTCAGGACGGCGCCTATCTCGCCCAACTGCTTCTGGGCAAGGGCTATGCAGTCCACGGCACCTCCCGCGATCGGGAGATGTCGAGCTTCTCCAACCTGCGGCGGCTCGGCATCTTCGGCCGGGTCGCCCTGCATTCGGCCGTGCTGACCGATTTCCGCAGCGTGGTCGAGGTGGTCGCCCGGGTCCGCCCGGCCGAGATCTACAACCTCGCCAGCCAGGCCTCGGTCGGACTGTCCTTCGAGCAGCCGGTCGAGACGCTGAACAGCACCATCACCAGCACCATCAACATCCTGGAGGCGATCCGCTTCCTGAAGCTCGACGCGCGTTTCTACAACGCCTCGTCCAGCGAGTGCTTCGGCAACACCGGCGATCCGGCCGACGAATCGACCCCCTTCCATCCCCGCAGCCCCTATGGCGTGGGCAAGGCGGCGGCTTATTGGGCGGTGGCCAACTACCGGGAGGCCTATGGGCTGTTCGCCTGCTCCGGCATCCTGTTCAACCATGAATCGCCGCTGCGCCCGGTCCGCTACGTCACCCAGAAGATCGTCCGCGGCGCCGCCGACATCGCCGAGCGGAAGACCGACAGCCTGGAACTGGGAACTCTGTCCATCGCCCGCGACTGGGGATGGGCGCCGGAATATGTCGACGCCATGGCCCGCATGCTGGCCCATGACCAGCCCGAGGATTTCGTGATCGCCACCGGCGAGGCGCACCGGCTGGAGGATTTCGTCGAGCGGGCCTTCTCCTATTTCGGCCTGGACTGGCGTCGGCATGTCCACGGCAACGCCGCCCTGCTGCGCCCGTCGGACATCGCCTTCAGCGTCGGCAATCCGGCCAAGGCGGAGCAGCTGCTGGGCTGGCGCGCCGAACGCCGCATGGCCGACGTGGTGGCCGGGCTGGCCGAGGCCGAGATGGCGCGCAGGGCGCAGCGAACCGATGGCCACGCCCAGTAA
- a CDS encoding calcium-binding protein, whose product MAGTTLTTGSTLTISSSQYDTIIGSDGTDVITIATGGSTLSISALETLIGSVDIDFITLTAGSTLQVSLLETLVGSSETDVVTVGTSGSTMLVSLLETLTGGVGTDVITVGSTGSTMLVSLLETITGGTGTDVVTLGISGNTILVTGLETLTGGTGTDVVTLGAVSNTLTVGAIETLTAGAGTDVITLGTTGSTLLVNAVETLTGGTGTDVVTLGVSGNTILVTGLETLTGGAGTDVVTLGAASNTLTVGAIETLTAGTGTDVITLGSTGSTLRVNAVETLTGGTGTDVVTLGAVSNTLTVGAIETLTAGAGTDVITLGTTGSTLLVNAVETLTGGTGTDVVTLGNSGNTILVTGLETLTGGTASDLVYLGSAGNTLLLSAVETLVGGAGTDAVALGTTGSTLLVRDVEFLLGATGTDVVTLGNTGNTLTVGALETLTGGTAIDAVALGSAGSTLLVSALETLIGATGTDVVTLGGSGNTILVSRLETLTGGAGSDLVYFGTTGNTLLVSGVEILVGGTGTDVVTLGTSGNTILLRDLETLTGAAGTDAITLGDTGNTLLVSGLETLTGGSSSDSVALGTSGNTLLVSGLEILTGGTGTDVVTLGGAGNTVLVSLLETLAGGVGTDVIRLGTSGNTLLVSALETLTGAAGTDVVTLGSVGGTLLASALETITGGTGSDLVFLGSSGNTLLASGLEYLIGGAGTDAVTLGSVGNTVVVRGLETLAGGTGTDVITIGDTGTTMLVSGLETLAGGAGSDVITLGTSGNTLLVSALETLTGAAGTDVVTLGSVGGTLLISSIETLTGGTGSDLVFLGSSGNILLASGLEYLIGGAGTDSVTLGSVGNTVVVRGLETLTGGVGTDIVTLGDTGNTTLVSLIETVIGGTATDAITLGTSGNTLFVSLVETLTGDTGTDVITIGSVLGNTILVSRIETLTGQAGSDVVRLGTAGNTMTVSLLETITGGTGTDVVTLGSVGSTLLASALETITGGTGSDLVFLGSSGNILLASGLEYLIGGAGTDSVTLGSVGNTVVVRGLETLAGGTGTDVITIGDTGTTMLVSGLETLAGGAGSDVITLGTSGNTLLVSALETLTGAAGTDVVTLGSVGSTLLASALETITGGTGSDLVFLGSSGNILLASGLEYLIGGAGTDSVTLGSVGNTVVVRGLETLAGGTGTDVITIGDTGTTMLVSGLETLAGGAGSDVITLGTSGSTLLVSALETLNGAAGTDVVTLGGAGNTVLVSLLETLAGGVGSDVIRLGTSGSTLLVSGLETLTGAAGTDVVTLGSVGSTLLASALETITGGTGSDLVFLGSSGNTLLASGLEYLIGGAGTDSVTLGTLGNTVVVRGLETLVGDAGTDVITIGDTGTTMLVSGLETLAGGAGSDVIRLGTSGSTLLVSGLETLTGAAGTDVVTLGSVGSTLLASALETITGGTGSDLVFLGSSGNILLASGLEYLIGGAGTDSVTLGSVGNTVIVRGLETLVGDAGTDVITIGDTGTTMLVSGLETLAGGAGSDVITLGTSGSTLLVSGLEILTGGTGTDVVTLGSAGGTLLVSRIETLTGGAGSDVVSLGTTGTTMTATSLETITGGVGTDVITIGSVGSTFLANSLETITGAAGTDLIFLGSVGNTVLASGIEILVGGTTTDVVTLGTAGNTMILRGLETLTGGTGTDVITIGDTGTTMLVSGLETLAGGAGSDVITLGTAGSTILVSGLETLTGAAGTDVITIGSVGTTLLANALETITGGTGSELVFLGSAGSTALVQAIDILIGGTGTDVITLGSAGNTVLLRGIETLSGGVGTDVITLGNTANSLLVSGIETLIGGSASDIVTTGTAGGAMLVSGVETLLGGTGTDVITIGSAGGTVLALGIETLIGGTGLEVIFTGSAGATLTVSGADYVIGGAGTDILTLGSTGNTTTIRGIETLVGGSGSDVVFLGDTGNTMSLGLDVEILVGGTATDVLSISTSGTTLLTRAIETLIGNVGTDVITLGDTLNTITVSGIDTLTGGAATDIVFTGSAGVTMLASGVEFLVGGAGTDIVTLGSSGNTVITRGIDTLSGGAGTDWVFLGDTGVTMALGTGIELLIGGAATDVVSTGSVGSTLLTRAVETLIGNVGTDVITLGDTPNTVTVSGIDTLTGGAATDIVFTGSAGVTMLASGVEFLVGGTGSDVVTLGASGNTVITRGIDTMIGGAGSDLVILGDTGVTMRAESGIEIIVGGAATDVVSLGDGGSTVLLRGIETLIGGTGNDVITTGDTGVTMEVRNIDMLIGGSGTDSISVTSGSIRFQGGTGDSISLASGSGTDTVVYSSFSDIAALGANTGFISVSNFQSGTDKVQLTGTARTDADKNGDAALATATAATNGVSMTDELVSLSSVVSGSLMDAGLANFRSALGTLTNSSAGASTLVLANNGTSSGLYQVVDTNGDGQVAASEVRLLGVYNSQVLSLSDLNLG is encoded by the coding sequence ATGGCTGGAACTACTCTAACAACGGGCTCTACTCTAACTATATCATCATCGCAGTATGATACGATCATCGGCAGTGACGGCACCGATGTCATCACGATCGCAACGGGCGGCAGCACGCTGTCGATCTCGGCTTTGGAAACCTTGATCGGTTCGGTCGACATTGACTTCATCACTCTGACTGCCGGTTCGACCCTTCAGGTTTCGTTGCTGGAAACCCTGGTGGGCAGCTCGGAGACGGATGTCGTCACCGTGGGCACGTCGGGTTCCACGATGCTGGTGAGCCTGCTTGAGACGCTCACCGGCGGCGTCGGCACCGACGTCATCACGGTCGGCTCCACCGGCAGCACGATGCTGGTGAGCCTGCTTGAGACGATCACCGGCGGCACCGGCACCGACGTCGTCACCCTGGGCATCTCGGGCAACACCATCCTGGTGACTGGCCTCGAGACCCTGACCGGCGGCACCGGCACCGACGTCGTCACCCTGGGCGCGGTTTCCAACACGCTGACCGTCGGCGCGATCGAGACGCTGACCGCCGGCGCGGGCACCGACGTCATCACGCTCGGCACCACCGGCAGCACGCTGCTGGTCAATGCGGTCGAGACCCTGACCGGCGGCACCGGCACCGACGTCGTCACCCTGGGCGTCTCGGGCAACACCATCCTGGTGACTGGCCTCGAGACCCTGACCGGCGGCGCCGGCACCGACGTCGTCACCCTGGGCGCGGCCTCCAACACGCTGACCGTCGGCGCGATCGAGACGCTGACCGCCGGTACGGGCACCGACGTCATCACGCTCGGCTCCACCGGCAGCACGCTGCGGGTCAATGCGGTCGAGACCCTGACCGGCGGCACCGGCACCGACGTCGTCACCCTGGGCGCGGTCTCCAACACGCTGACCGTCGGCGCGATCGAGACCCTGACCGCCGGCGCGGGCACCGACGTCATCACGCTCGGCACCACCGGCAGCACGCTGCTGGTCAATGCTGTCGAGACGCTGACCGGCGGCACCGGCACCGACGTCGTCACCCTGGGCAATTCGGGCAACACCATCCTGGTGACTGGCCTCGAGACCCTGACCGGCGGCACTGCCTCCGACCTGGTCTATCTCGGCTCGGCCGGCAACACGCTGTTGCTGTCGGCGGTCGAAACGCTGGTCGGCGGCGCGGGCACCGACGCCGTCGCGCTCGGCACCACCGGCAGCACGCTGCTGGTCCGCGATGTCGAGTTCCTGCTTGGCGCGACCGGCACCGACGTGGTGACCCTGGGCAACACCGGCAACACGCTGACCGTCGGGGCGCTCGAGACGCTGACCGGTGGTACGGCGATTGACGCCGTCGCGCTCGGCTCCGCCGGCAGCACGCTGCTGGTCTCTGCTCTTGAGACCCTGATCGGCGCCACCGGCACCGACGTCGTCACCCTGGGCGGCTCTGGCAACACCATCCTGGTGTCGCGCCTCGAGACCCTGACCGGCGGCGCGGGTTCCGACCTGGTCTATTTCGGCACGACCGGCAACACGCTGCTGGTTTCGGGCGTCGAGATCCTGGTCGGCGGCACCGGCACCGACGTGGTCACGCTGGGCACCTCGGGCAACACGATCCTTCTGCGTGACCTTGAGACCCTGACGGGCGCTGCCGGCACCGACGCCATCACGCTGGGCGACACGGGCAACACGCTGCTGGTTTCGGGTCTGGAGACCCTGACCGGTGGTTCGAGCAGCGACTCCGTCGCGCTGGGCACCTCGGGCAACACCCTGCTGGTCTCGGGTCTGGAGATCCTGACCGGCGGTACCGGCACCGACGTCGTCACCCTGGGTGGCGCCGGCAACACCGTGCTGGTTTCCTTGCTGGAGACCCTGGCCGGCGGTGTGGGCACCGACGTCATCCGTCTCGGCACCTCGGGCAACACCCTGCTGGTCTCGGCTCTGGAGACCCTGACCGGCGCTGCCGGCACCGACGTGGTCACCCTGGGTTCGGTCGGCGGCACGCTGCTGGCTTCGGCTCTGGAGACGATCACCGGCGGCACGGGCTCCGACCTGGTCTTCCTCGGCTCCTCGGGCAACACCCTGCTGGCGTCCGGGCTTGAGTACCTGATCGGCGGCGCGGGCACCGACGCCGTCACGCTGGGTTCCGTCGGCAACACCGTCGTCGTCCGTGGTCTGGAGACCCTGGCCGGCGGTACCGGCACCGACGTGATCACCATCGGCGACACCGGCACCACCATGCTGGTCTCGGGTCTGGAGACCCTGGCCGGCGGTGCGGGCAGCGATGTCATCACGCTGGGCACCTCGGGCAACACCCTGCTGGTTTCGGCTCTGGAGACCCTGACCGGCGCTGCCGGCACCGACGTGGTCACCCTGGGTTCGGTCGGCGGCACGCTGCTGATTTCGAGCATCGAGACGCTGACCGGCGGCACGGGCTCCGACCTGGTCTTCCTCGGCTCCTCGGGCAACATCCTGCTGGCGTCCGGGCTTGAGTACCTGATCGGCGGCGCGGGCACCGACTCCGTCACGCTGGGTTCCGTCGGCAACACCGTCGTCGTCCGTGGTCTGGAGACCCTGACCGGCGGCGTCGGCACCGACATCGTGACACTGGGTGACACCGGCAACACCACGTTGGTCTCGCTGATCGAGACGGTCATCGGCGGCACCGCCACCGATGCCATCACGCTCGGCACCTCGGGCAACACGCTGTTCGTCTCCCTCGTCGAGACCCTGACGGGCGATACGGGCACCGACGTCATCACCATCGGTTCGGTCCTCGGCAACACCATCCTGGTGTCGCGTATCGAGACCTTGACCGGCCAGGCTGGCAGCGACGTCGTCCGTCTCGGCACCGCTGGCAACACCATGACCGTCTCGCTGCTCGAGACGATCACCGGCGGCACCGGCACCGACGTGGTCACCCTGGGTTCGGTCGGCAGCACGCTGCTGGCTTCGGCTCTGGAGACGATCACCGGCGGCACGGGCTCCGACCTGGTCTTCCTCGGCTCCTCGGGCAACATCCTGCTGGCGTCCGGGCTTGAGTACCTGATCGGCGGCGCGGGCACCGACTCCGTCACGCTGGGTTCCGTCGGCAACACCGTCGTCGTCCGTGGTCTGGAGACCCTGGCCGGCGGTACCGGCACCGACGTGATCACCATCGGCGACACCGGCACCACCATGCTGGTCTCGGGTCTGGAGACCCTGGCCGGCGGTGCGGGCAGCGATGTCATCACGCTGGGCACCTCGGGCAACACCCTGCTGGTTTCGGCTCTGGAGACCCTGACCGGCGCTGCCGGCACCGACGTGGTCACCCTGGGTTCGGTCGGCAGCACGCTGCTGGCTTCGGCTCTGGAGACGATCACCGGCGGCACGGGCTCCGACCTGGTCTTCCTCGGCTCCTCGGGCAACATCCTGCTGGCGTCCGGGCTTGAGTACCTGATCGGCGGCGCGGGCACCGACTCCGTCACGCTGGGTTCCGTCGGCAACACCGTCGTCGTCCGTGGTCTGGAGACCCTGGCCGGCGGTACCGGCACCGACGTGATCACCATCGGCGACACTGGCACCACCATGCTGGTCTCGGGTCTGGAGACCCTGGCCGGCGGTGCGGGCAGCGATGTCATCACGCTCGGCACCTCGGGCAGCACCCTTCTGGTCTCGGCTCTGGAGACCCTGAACGGTGCGGCGGGCACCGACGTCGTCACCCTGGGTGGCGCCGGCAACACCGTGCTGGTTTCCTTGCTGGAGACCCTGGCCGGCGGTGTGGGCAGCGACGTCATCCGTCTCGGCACCTCGGGCAGCACCCTGCTGGTCTCGGGTCTGGAGACCCTGACCGGCGCTGCCGGCACCGACGTGGTCACCCTGGGTTCGGTCGGCAGCACGCTGCTGGCTTCGGCTCTGGAGACGATCACCGGCGGCACGGGCTCCGATCTGGTCTTCCTCGGCTCCTCGGGCAACACCCTGCTGGCGTCCGGGCTTGAGTACCTGATCGGCGGCGCGGGCACCGACTCCGTCACGCTGGGCACCTTGGGCAACACCGTCGTCGTCCGCGGTCTGGAGACCCTGGTCGGCGATGCCGGCACCGACGTGATCACCATCGGCGATACCGGCACCACCATGCTGGTCTCGGGTCTGGAGACCCTGGCCGGCGGTGCGGGCAGCGACGTCATCCGTCTCGGCACCTCGGGCAGCACCCTGCTGGTCTCGGGTCTGGAGACCCTGACCGGCGCTGCCGGCACCGACGTGGTCACCCTGGGTTCGGTCGGCAGCACGCTGCTGGCTTCGGCTCTGGAGACGATCACCGGCGGCACGGGCTCCGACCTGGTCTTCCTCGGCTCCTCGGGCAACATCCTGCTGGCGTCCGGGCTTGAGTACCTGATCGGCGGCGCGGGCACCGACTCCGTCACGCTGGGTTCCGTCGGCAACACCGTCATCGTCCGTGGTCTGGAGACCCTGGTCGGCGATGCCGGCACCGACGTGATCACCATCGGCGACACCGGCACCACCATGCTGGTCTCGGGTCTGGAGACCCTGGCCGGCGGTGCGGGCAGCGATGTCATCACGCTCGGCACCTCGGGCAGCACCCTGCTGGTTTCGGGTCTGGAGATCCTGACCGGCGGCACCGGCACCGACGTGGTCACCCTGGGCTCGGCCGGCGGCACGCTGCTGGTTTCGCGCATCGAGACGCTGACCGGCGGCGCGGGCTCGGATGTCGTCAGCCTGGGTACGACCGGTACGACCATGACCGCGACGTCTCTTGAGACGATCACGGGCGGTGTCGGCACCGACGTCATCACCATCGGTTCGGTGGGTTCGACCTTCCTGGCCAACTCCCTCGAGACGATCACCGGCGCCGCTGGCACCGATCTCATCTTCCTGGGTTCGGTCGGCAACACGGTCCTGGCTTCGGGCATCGAGATCCTGGTCGGCGGCACCACCACCGACGTCGTGACGCTGGGTACTGCCGGCAACACGATGATCCTCCGTGGTCTGGAGACCCTGACCGGCGGTACCGGCACCGACGTCATCACCATCGGCGACACCGGCACCACCATGCTGGTCTCGGGTCTGGAGACCCTGGCCGGCGGTGCGGGCAGCGATGTCATCACGCTGGGTACGGCTGGCAGCACCATTCTGGTTTCGGGTCTGGAGACCCTGACCGGCGCGGCTGGCACCGACGTCATCACCATCGGCTCGGTCGGCACGACCCTCCTGGCCAATGCTCTGGAGACGATCACCGGCGGCACCGGTTCGGAACTGGTCTTCCTGGGCTCGGCCGGTTCGACGGCCCTGGTGCAGGCGATCGACATCCTGATCGGCGGCACGGGCACCGACGTCATCACCCTCGGCTCGGCCGGCAACACGGTGCTGCTGCGCGGCATCGAGACGCTGTCCGGTGGCGTGGGCACCGACGTCATCACTCTGGGCAACACGGCCAACTCGCTGCTCGTCAGCGGGATCGAGACGCTGATCGGCGGTTCCGCCTCCGACATCGTCACGACGGGCACGGCTGGCGGCGCCATGCTGGTGTCGGGCGTCGAGACCCTGCTCGGCGGCACGGGCACCGACGTCATCACCATCGGCTCGGCCGGCGGTACTGTGCTGGCGCTCGGCATCGAGACGCTGATCGGCGGCACGGGCCTGGAGGTCATCTTCACCGGTTCGGCGGGGGCAACCCTGACCGTCTCGGGCGCGGACTACGTGATCGGCGGCGCCGGCACCGACATCCTGACCCTGGGTTCGACCGGCAACACCACCACCATCCGCGGCATCGAGACGCTGGTTGGCGGTTCGGGCAGCGACGTGGTGTTCCTGGGTGACACCGGCAACACGATGAGCCTGGGCCTGGATGTCGAGATCCTGGTCGGCGGCACCGCCACCGACGTGCTGAGCATCAGCACTTCGGGAACGACCCTGCTGACCCGTGCGATCGAGACCCTGATCGGCAACGTCGGTACCGACGTGATCACGCTCGGCGACACGCTGAACACGATCACCGTGTCGGGCATCGACACCCTGACCGGCGGCGCCGCCACCGACATCGTCTTCACCGGTTCCGCCGGCGTGACGATGCTGGCTTCGGGCGTCGAGTTCCTGGTCGGCGGCGCGGGCACCGACATCGTCACCCTGGGCTCCTCGGGCAACACCGTCATCACCCGCGGCATCGATACGCTGTCGGGCGGTGCGGGCACCGACTGGGTGTTCCTGGGCGACACCGGCGTCACCATGGCGCTGGGCACGGGCATCGAACTGCTGATCGGTGGTGCGGCCACCGACGTGGTGAGCACCGGCAGCGTGGGCAGCACCCTGCTGACCCGTGCGGTCGAAACCCTGATCGGCAACGTCGGTACCGACGTGATCACGCTCGGCGACACGCCGAACACGGTCACCGTGTCGGGCATCGACACCCTGACCGGCGGCGCCGCCACCGACATCGTCTTCACCGGCTCCGCCGGCGTGACGATGCTGGCTTCGGGCGTCGAGTTCCTGGTCGGCGGCACCGGTTCGGACGTCGTGACCCTGGGTGCGTCGGGTAACACCGTCATCACCCGCGGCATCGACACCATGATCGGTGGTGCGGGCAGCGACCTGGTGATCCTGGGCGACACCGGCGTCACCATGCGGGCCGAGAGCGGCATCGAGATCATCGTCGGCGGTGCGGCCACGGATGTGGTCAGCCTCGGCGACGGCGGCTCGACGGTCCTGCTGCGCGGCATCGAGACCCTGATCGGCGGTACCGGCAACGACGTGATCACCACCGGCGACACCGGCGTGACCATGGAAGTCCGGAACATCGATATGCTGATCGGCGGCTCGGGCACCGACTCGATCTCGGTGACCAGCGGGTCGATCCGCTTCCAGGGTGGTACTGGCGACAGCATCAGCCTGGCGTCGGGCAGCGGCACCGATACGGTCGTGTACTCGTCCTTCAGCGACATCGCGGCGCTGGGTGCGAATACCGGCTTCATCTCGGTGTCGAACTTCCAGTCGGGCACCGACAAGGTGCAGTTGACCGGTACGGCCCGGACGGATGCGGACAAGAACGGCGACGCGGCTCTGGCCACGGCGACCGCGGCGACCAACGGGGTGAGCATGACCGACGAACTGGTCAGCCTGTCCTCGGTGGTCAGCGGCAGCCTGATGGATGCCGGCCTTGCCAACTTCCGCTCGGCGCTCGGTACGCTGACGAACTCGTCGGCTGGTGCAAGCACGCTGGTTCTGGCCAACAACGGCACCAGCTCCGGCCTGTACCAGGTGGTCGATACCAACGGCGACGGCCAGGTGGCCGCCTCCGAGGTTCGCCTGCTCGGCGTGTACAACAGCCAGGTGCTCTCGCTCTCCGACCTCAACCTCGGTTGA